The following coding sequences are from one candidate division WOR-3 bacterium window:
- a CDS encoding 4Fe-4S binding protein, translating to MKYLKTHPDKCIGCMVCMDVCSETFFGEKDHRKSSIKITPKKEEGFEITVCNQKCRLCVDECPVKALSITSQGVVILNKKLCVGCLACVAVCPINAMMWLEGLENPFKCVACGKCAEKCPSGAIEIAEEE from the coding sequence ATGAAATACCTGAAAACTCACCCTGATAAATGCATCGGTTGTATGGTTTGTATGGACGTCTGCTCGGAGACATTCTTTGGCGAAAAAGATCACAGAAAATCTTCGATAAAGATAACTCCAAAAAAGGAAGAAGGCTTCGAGATAACCGTCTGCAATCAGAAATGCCGTTTGTGCGTCGACGAGTGTCCTGTCAAGGCTCTTTCTATAACTTCTCAGGGAGTAGTAATACTCAATAAAAAACTTTGCGTCGGATGCCTCGCCTGTGTCGCTGTCTGTCCTATAAATGCTATGATGTGGCTGGAAGGCTTGGAAAATCCCTTTAAATGCGTGGCCTGCGGAAAATGCGCTGAAAAATGCCCGTCGGGCGCCATTGAAATTGCCGAGGAGGAATAA